The Caulifigura coniformis genome includes a region encoding these proteins:
- a CDS encoding DUF5060 domain-containing protein, translated as MDRLIALMMVLVAMQGAQLVAGETHYPGAHWTPTSAAEVGLSEERLEAVAQSLGGRGCILKDGRLVHSWGDQAEKSDWYSSAKPVLSTLLMFAMKEGKVASPDAKIADFGWELSPKDQSMTFRHLASMTSGYARPEAPGAAWAYNDFAIQLYQKTLFDKVFQEDPDACANSSERFGALQLEDGLTFRKTNRRLSASVRDFSRIVLLWMNHGKWNGKEILPAQYFVDNMKPQVPNSLPNTVPAETDDYLKIASYGGGSDHFSTAGPGVYGFNWWFNATGPQHPDQRFWPDAPADTVMSLGHAGNNSVMMPGLGLAVICAQGDWGKSEAGKRDSVINQRLRLIAWAGQLVKQETAKTPAKRHVEESLEQKGVVISGERKQWHRVTLTFRGPDTSEAATPNPFFDYRLNVTFSNGDKSLVVPGYFAADGDAANSGAESGNCWRVHFRPVSTGTWTYKASFRSGPEVAVSDDAAAGIATAFDGASGSFECGPSDKQAPDFRGRGTLDYVGQRYLKFAGDGTWFLKGGVDSPENFLAYYEFDQTKPTHRYLPHALDARASDPTWRDGRGGNLTGALNYLASVGQNSVYMLTMNVKGDGKDVWPWTSMDERVRYDCSKLDQWEVIFDYMDQLGMMQHFVLQEQENDQLLDGGDLGPTRRLYFRELIARFGHHPAITWNLGEENTNTTEQQKAFCRYFHQHDPYRHMVVVHTFPRDIERVYSALVGDPDVDGASLQTNKTRHWTKEWIRRSAEAGRPWVVCLDEIGPANTGVKPDKDDFNHDDVRKDHLWGHLLSGGAGVEWLFGYNFAHNDINLEDFRSRDNMWRQTTTAIEFFQKHLPFTEMASADQYVGSPETSCFAKPGHLYALQWRGGEKEFRLWLPEARYRVEWFNPRRGGKLRAGTIPGIEGKGAFSDLGTPPSDVEKDWIAVVTLEGSAPKNVSPPPAAAVTKVP; from the coding sequence ATGGATCGCCTGATCGCGTTGATGATGGTCCTGGTTGCAATGCAAGGGGCGCAGCTTGTTGCCGGTGAAACGCACTATCCCGGCGCTCATTGGACGCCGACCTCTGCGGCCGAGGTTGGCCTCAGCGAGGAGCGGCTGGAGGCCGTGGCTCAGTCGCTGGGAGGGCGGGGCTGCATCCTCAAAGACGGACGGCTCGTTCACAGCTGGGGGGACCAGGCCGAGAAGAGCGACTGGTATTCGTCGGCCAAGCCAGTGCTGTCGACCTTGCTCATGTTTGCCATGAAGGAAGGGAAGGTCGCTTCGCCCGACGCCAAGATCGCGGACTTCGGGTGGGAGCTCTCGCCGAAGGACCAGTCGATGACGTTCCGTCACCTGGCATCGATGACGAGCGGCTATGCCCGTCCCGAGGCGCCGGGCGCGGCGTGGGCCTATAACGACTTCGCGATCCAGCTCTACCAGAAGACGCTGTTCGACAAGGTGTTCCAGGAAGACCCGGATGCGTGCGCGAACTCCTCCGAGCGATTCGGCGCGCTGCAGCTGGAAGATGGGCTTACGTTTCGCAAAACGAACCGGCGACTGAGCGCGTCCGTGCGCGACTTTTCACGGATCGTGCTGCTGTGGATGAATCACGGGAAATGGAACGGCAAAGAGATCCTCCCCGCGCAGTACTTCGTCGACAACATGAAGCCGCAGGTTCCGAACTCCCTGCCGAACACCGTTCCCGCGGAGACCGACGACTACCTCAAGATCGCCTCGTATGGGGGAGGCTCGGATCATTTCTCGACCGCCGGTCCGGGCGTTTACGGGTTCAACTGGTGGTTCAACGCGACCGGCCCGCAGCATCCGGACCAGCGGTTCTGGCCCGATGCGCCGGCCGACACGGTGATGAGCCTGGGACATGCGGGAAACAACTCCGTCATGATGCCGGGCCTGGGGCTGGCCGTGATCTGCGCGCAGGGGGACTGGGGCAAGTCGGAAGCGGGGAAGCGCGATTCCGTCATCAACCAGCGGCTGCGGCTGATTGCATGGGCCGGTCAGCTCGTGAAGCAGGAGACGGCGAAGACGCCGGCGAAACGGCATGTCGAGGAATCGCTTGAACAGAAAGGGGTGGTGATCTCGGGCGAGCGGAAGCAGTGGCACCGGGTGACGCTGACGTTCCGCGGGCCGGACACTTCCGAAGCGGCGACGCCCAACCCCTTCTTCGACTACCGCCTGAACGTGACCTTCTCCAACGGCGACAAGAGCCTGGTTGTTCCGGGCTACTTTGCGGCCGATGGCGATGCGGCCAACAGCGGAGCGGAGAGCGGCAACTGCTGGCGGGTCCATTTCCGGCCCGTGTCGACCGGCACTTGGACTTACAAGGCCTCGTTCCGGTCGGGACCGGAAGTGGCGGTTTCCGATGATGCGGCCGCCGGGATCGCGACCGCGTTCGATGGCGCGAGCGGGTCGTTTGAATGCGGTCCGAGCGACAAGCAGGCCCCCGATTTCCGGGGAAGGGGAACGCTCGACTATGTGGGACAGCGGTACCTGAAGTTTGCCGGGGACGGGACGTGGTTCCTCAAGGGAGGCGTCGACAGTCCGGAGAACTTCCTGGCGTACTACGAGTTCGACCAGACCAAGCCAACGCACCGCTACCTGCCGCACGCGCTCGATGCGCGGGCGAGCGACCCGACCTGGCGCGATGGTCGGGGAGGCAATCTCACAGGGGCGCTCAACTACCTGGCGTCGGTCGGGCAGAACTCGGTCTACATGCTGACGATGAACGTCAAAGGGGACGGGAAGGACGTCTGGCCGTGGACCTCGATGGACGAACGCGTGCGTTACGACTGCAGCAAGCTCGACCAGTGGGAAGTCATTTTCGACTACATGGACCAGCTCGGGATGATGCAGCATTTCGTGCTGCAGGAGCAGGAGAACGACCAGCTGCTGGATGGCGGGGACCTGGGACCCACGCGGCGTCTGTACTTCCGCGAACTGATCGCCCGGTTCGGACACCATCCGGCGATCACCTGGAACCTGGGGGAAGAGAACACGAACACGACCGAACAGCAGAAGGCGTTCTGCAGGTACTTCCACCAGCATGACCCGTATCGACACATGGTCGTCGTGCATACGTTCCCGCGCGACATCGAGCGCGTCTATTCGGCGCTTGTGGGCGATCCCGATGTCGATGGAGCGTCGCTACAGACGAACAAGACCCGGCATTGGACGAAGGAATGGATCCGGCGGTCGGCCGAGGCGGGGCGGCCGTGGGTCGTTTGCCTGGACGAGATCGGGCCGGCGAACACGGGAGTGAAGCCCGATAAAGACGACTTCAACCACGACGATGTGCGGAAGGACCACCTGTGGGGACACCTGCTGTCGGGCGGGGCCGGTGTGGAATGGCTGTTCGGTTACAACTTCGCGCACAACGACATCAACCTGGAAGACTTCCGCAGTCGCGACAACATGTGGCGTCAGACGACGACGGCGATCGAGTTCTTCCAGAAGCACCTGCCGTTCACGGAGATGGCATCGGCCGATCAATACGTCGGATCGCCCGAGACCAGCTGCTTCGCCAAACCGGGGCATCTCTATGCCCTGCAGTGGCGGGGGGGTGAGAAAGAGTTCCGGCTGTGGCTGCCGGAGGCCCGTTATCGCGTCGAGTGGTTCAATCCGCGGCGGGGCGGCAAGCTAAGGGCCGGAACGATCCCGGGCATTGAGGGAAAAGGGGCGTTCAGCGACCTGGGAACTCCGCCGAGCGACGTGGAAAAGGACTGGATCGCTGTCGTGACATTGGAGGGGAGTGCGCCGAAGAACGTGTCGCCGCCTCCTGCGGCGGCGGTGACGAAGGTTCCGTAG
- a CDS encoding cyclase family protein produces MTRRRGICIGAGYFSQFHLDAWRRMEDVEIVALCDVDEARAREAAKRFEIRHAVKDLSQALKLGPVDFVDIITPPASHRALVEQAAEAQLNIICQKPLAPDYRTARRIVEEAARRGVRFMVHENFRFQPWHREIRRLIDVGAVGDRLHSLTMRTRLGDGWGPDAYLARQPYFRDMPRLLVHETGVHLIDLFRFLGGEIVETYSVLRRLNDVIAGEDTGLLTFRMKGGAVAVWDANRFNDSTAADPRYTFGEMLVEGNGGSIRLASDGGLTVQPLGGRETTHAYTHVDRGFGGDCVYFTQRHFIDCLNSGAEFETNGAEYLKTLAVVEAVYQSARENRPVAPGGARSGSRRFVDLSLRIDESLPNASVTDFRTLERDGWNATTLTLYSHCGTHMDAPRHFLAEGATIDEQALEVCCGPARVIDLTPTAPKQLLTVDDFGVVADLIGPGDRLLLRTDWHKRFGTDDYRNGLPRISAELAQWLVDRGVALVGVEPPSVADVNDMRELTEVHRILLGGNVCIVEGLAHLDQLQSDVVEFMAFPLRISRGDGCPVRAVAYEFVSEFNRSAFPSS; encoded by the coding sequence ATGACGCGCCGCCGCGGGATCTGCATCGGGGCTGGCTATTTCAGCCAGTTCCATCTCGACGCCTGGCGCCGGATGGAGGATGTCGAGATCGTTGCGCTCTGCGATGTCGATGAGGCCAGGGCGAGGGAGGCGGCGAAGCGGTTCGAGATTCGTCATGCGGTGAAAGACCTGTCCCAGGCGCTGAAGCTGGGCCCTGTCGATTTCGTCGACATCATCACCCCACCGGCGAGCCATCGCGCGCTGGTCGAACAGGCGGCCGAAGCACAGCTGAACATCATCTGCCAGAAGCCGCTGGCCCCGGATTACCGGACGGCACGGCGGATCGTGGAAGAAGCCGCGCGCCGCGGCGTGCGGTTCATGGTGCATGAGAACTTCCGGTTCCAGCCGTGGCATCGCGAGATCCGAAGGTTGATCGACGTGGGGGCCGTCGGAGACCGGCTGCATTCGCTGACGATGCGGACCCGCCTCGGCGATGGCTGGGGACCGGACGCCTATCTCGCGCGGCAGCCTTATTTCCGCGACATGCCGCGACTGCTGGTGCACGAAACGGGAGTCCACCTCATCGACCTGTTCCGTTTCCTCGGCGGCGAGATCGTCGAGACGTACAGCGTGCTGCGACGGCTGAACGACGTCATCGCCGGGGAAGACACGGGATTGCTGACGTTCCGAATGAAGGGGGGAGCGGTCGCGGTGTGGGACGCGAACCGGTTCAACGACAGCACGGCGGCCGACCCGCGCTACACCTTCGGCGAGATGCTGGTCGAGGGAAACGGCGGATCGATCCGGCTGGCGTCCGATGGCGGTTTGACGGTCCAGCCCCTGGGGGGACGGGAGACGACACACGCGTACACGCACGTCGACCGTGGCTTCGGTGGCGACTGCGTCTATTTCACGCAGCGGCATTTCATCGATTGCCTGAACTCGGGCGCGGAGTTCGAGACGAACGGCGCGGAATATCTCAAGACGCTGGCCGTGGTCGAAGCGGTCTACCAGTCGGCCAGGGAGAACCGGCCCGTCGCACCCGGCGGAGCGAGGAGCGGTTCGCGGCGGTTCGTCGATCTGTCACTGCGGATCGACGAATCGCTGCCGAACGCTTCGGTGACGGATTTTCGAACACTCGAACGGGACGGCTGGAACGCGACGACGCTCACCCTCTATTCGCACTGCGGAACGCACATGGATGCGCCGCGGCATTTCCTGGCTGAAGGGGCGACGATCGATGAGCAGGCGCTGGAAGTCTGCTGCGGTCCGGCGCGCGTGATCGACCTGACGCCCACGGCTCCGAAACAGTTGCTGACGGTCGACGACTTCGGCGTGGTGGCTGACCTCATCGGGCCGGGCGACCGCCTGCTGCTGCGGACGGACTGGCACAAGCGGTTTGGAACCGACGACTACCGCAACGGGCTGCCGCGGATCTCGGCGGAGCTGGCACAGTGGCTGGTCGATCGCGGCGTGGCGCTGGTGGGAGTCGAGCCCCCGTCCGTCGCGGATGTGAACGACATGCGGGAGCTGACCGAAGTCCACCGGATCCTGCTGGGCGGCAACGTGTGCATCGTCGAAGGGCTGGCGCATCTCGATCAGCTTCAAAGCGACGTTGTGGAGTTCATGGCGTTTCCGCTGCGGATCTCCCGTGGCGATGGTTGCCCGGTTCGGGCGGTGGCGTACGAGTTCGTGAGCGAGTTCAACAGGTCCGCTTTTCCATCGAGCTGA
- the pelA gene encoding pectate lyase, which produces MRWQSGFRDGIKHYRDQSNRTDYARYREEQTREIADNLLLHQRANGGWPPNFDPLRILTPDERRETAEEHWREDTSLDNHASYPNTEFLAWAYSVTRNERHRDAAVRGLEFLLKAQYPHGGWPHSWPNKRDYRPHVTIVDGVMVGVLTTLHRAADRREPFQALPPELAARVGEAVERGDRCLLALQVKRNGVLTGWASQYDEITLKPTQGRSYELPALISSETVGVLEYLMSFDTPTAEMEAAIEGGARWLEESQIRGLRIVRVEAETIRYQNHTSRDDVVAIEDATAPVLWARFYDLETNEPVLANRDGLRVKSLAEVERERRTGYSWYGGYASHFLKTTYPAWRAARLKDGGAEAAGTVSRTK; this is translated from the coding sequence GTGCGATGGCAGAGCGGATTTCGCGATGGGATCAAACACTACCGGGATCAATCGAACCGGACGGACTATGCGCGATATCGCGAAGAGCAGACGCGCGAAATCGCGGACAATCTGCTGCTCCACCAGCGGGCGAACGGGGGCTGGCCCCCTAACTTCGATCCTCTCCGAATCCTCACGCCGGACGAGCGACGTGAGACCGCTGAGGAGCACTGGCGGGAAGACACCAGCCTCGACAACCACGCGTCGTATCCCAACACGGAATTCCTCGCATGGGCCTATTCTGTCACCCGGAACGAGCGACATCGCGACGCGGCGGTTCGAGGTCTCGAATTCCTTTTGAAAGCGCAGTATCCGCACGGCGGATGGCCGCATAGTTGGCCAAACAAGAGAGACTATCGTCCGCACGTCACGATTGTGGATGGCGTGATGGTCGGCGTTCTGACGACATTGCACCGGGCGGCGGACCGCCGTGAACCTTTTCAGGCATTGCCTCCCGAACTCGCCGCCCGAGTCGGCGAGGCGGTTGAACGTGGCGATCGATGCCTGCTGGCGCTCCAGGTGAAACGCAACGGGGTCCTGACGGGCTGGGCCTCACAGTATGACGAGATCACGCTCAAGCCGACGCAAGGGCGAAGTTATGAGTTGCCCGCGCTGATCAGTAGCGAGACGGTGGGGGTGCTGGAATACCTGATGTCTTTTGACACTCCGACGGCAGAAATGGAGGCGGCCATCGAGGGCGGTGCGCGGTGGCTCGAAGAATCGCAGATTCGTGGCCTGCGGATCGTTCGCGTCGAAGCGGAGACCATCCGCTATCAAAACCACACAAGCCGCGATGACGTAGTCGCTATTGAGGACGCGACGGCCCCGGTGTTGTGGGCGCGATTCTATGACCTCGAAACGAATGAGCCGGTCCTGGCGAATCGTGACGGGCTGCGGGTCAAATCGCTTGCCGAAGTCGAGCGGGAACGTCGGACTGGCTATTCGTGGTACGGGGGCTACGCGAGCCATTTTCTGAAGACAACCTATCCGGCCTGGCGGGCCGCGCGATTGAAGGATGGGGGAGCAGAGGCTGCAGGAACAGTCTCGCGAACGAAGTAA
- a CDS encoding isocitrate/isopropylmalate dehydrogenase family protein has protein sequence MARRYRISVLPGDGIGPEITEAALSVVEAATRGLRGVQLKYDEHDAGADRYCRTGQALPDEVLADCCRADAVLLAAIGLPDVRKPDGTEVQPDMMVGLRRALGLYAGVRPVKLYPGVKSPLNTAEAGIDLVIIRENLEGLFASFGGGCLVNDEVATDTLVVTREGTRRVAEYAFQLAARRNGRPLDGRRSVTCVDKANVFRSFAFFRKVFLEVAARHPRVTANCAYVDAMSLFLVQDPAAYDVLMMENQFGDILSDLGAGIVGGLGMAPSSEIGDGRALFQPSHGSAPTLAGRNIANPLAMILSASMMFDWLGERHDDSEMTAVGRRIETAVERMLRHTPTRTPDLGGNNSTTDMARAVIDHLDC, from the coding sequence ATGGCCAGGCGATACCGGATCTCCGTCCTTCCGGGAGATGGCATCGGACCGGAGATCACGGAAGCGGCCCTGTCCGTTGTGGAGGCGGCCACGCGCGGCCTGAGGGGCGTGCAGCTGAAATATGACGAGCACGACGCGGGGGCCGATCGCTACTGCCGCACCGGCCAGGCGCTCCCGGACGAAGTGCTCGCCGATTGCTGCCGCGCGGACGCCGTGCTGCTGGCGGCCATCGGCCTGCCGGACGTCCGCAAGCCCGACGGCACGGAAGTGCAGCCCGACATGATGGTCGGCCTCAGGAGGGCGCTGGGTCTCTATGCCGGAGTTCGCCCGGTCAAGCTCTACCCGGGAGTGAAGTCTCCGCTGAACACGGCGGAGGCCGGAATCGATCTGGTCATCATCCGGGAGAATCTCGAAGGGCTGTTCGCCTCGTTCGGCGGGGGATGCCTCGTCAACGACGAGGTGGCCACCGACACGCTCGTCGTCACGCGGGAAGGGACGCGGCGCGTCGCGGAGTACGCGTTTCAGCTCGCGGCGCGGAGAAACGGACGGCCGCTCGACGGGCGGAGATCGGTCACCTGCGTCGACAAGGCGAACGTGTTTCGCAGCTTCGCGTTCTTCCGAAAGGTGTTTCTCGAGGTCGCCGCGCGTCACCCACGGGTGACGGCCAACTGCGCGTATGTCGACGCCATGAGCCTCTTCCTCGTCCAGGATCCCGCCGCGTATGACGTGCTGATGATGGAGAACCAGTTCGGAGACATCCTCTCCGACCTCGGGGCCGGCATCGTCGGCGGACTCGGAATGGCGCCCTCATCGGAAATCGGCGACGGCCGCGCCCTCTTTCAGCCCTCGCACGGATCGGCCCCAACGCTCGCAGGACGTAACATCGCCAATCCGCTCGCAATGATCCTGTCGGCCTCCATGATGTTCGACTGGCTGGGAGAGCGGCACGACGACTCCGAGATGACCGCCGTCGGTCGCCGGATTGAAACCGCCGTCGAGCGGATGCTCAGGCACACCCCCACAAGAACACCCGATCTGGGCGGAAACAATTCGACGACCGACATGGCCCGGGCGGTCATCGACCACCTGGACTGCTGA
- a CDS encoding MFS transporter codes for MSNELTVEQRMATPLPKRAWLVVGTFSLSLLLYVDRVCISAAEGPLSGELDLSREQMGWVMSAFALGYALFQAPSGWLADRYGPRLVLTLVVVFWSIFTGLTAAATGLISLLVVRFLFGAGEAGAFPGIARAVYAWIPMRERGLVQGINFSGGRLGAAFALPLMGLLIDALGWRGSFVLLMVIGFVWAIAWFAWFRNDPADHPGITTEELALIASDRQRAGRSDDAGATSLLPFSRSANLYLLSAQYFCSNFTFFFCLTWLFPHLKQTYQLTSTHAGFLAAAPFVAGAIGNWFAGWLVDSIYRRGKWEGSRRWPAIIGFVLAAVGVAGCAAAGSAISAVAWLSVAVFGADMTLAPSWSVCIDVGRRRAGLMSGVMNMTGNLGSFLTGIAFPYLQLWTGSDRTFFYVAAALNLLAVAAWMGIDPRKSVEANS; via the coding sequence ATGTCGAACGAACTGACCGTCGAGCAACGAATGGCGACTCCGCTTCCGAAGCGGGCGTGGCTGGTCGTTGGCACGTTCAGCCTGTCGCTCCTGCTGTATGTGGATCGGGTCTGCATCTCGGCCGCGGAAGGGCCGCTGTCGGGAGAGCTGGACCTCAGCCGCGAGCAGATGGGCTGGGTGATGTCGGCGTTCGCGCTGGGGTATGCGTTGTTCCAGGCGCCATCAGGCTGGCTGGCGGATCGCTATGGACCGCGGCTGGTGCTGACGCTGGTGGTCGTGTTCTGGTCGATCTTCACCGGGCTGACGGCCGCGGCGACGGGGTTGATATCGCTGCTCGTGGTTCGATTCCTGTTCGGAGCAGGGGAGGCGGGAGCGTTCCCGGGGATTGCGCGGGCGGTGTATGCCTGGATCCCGATGCGCGAGCGGGGCCTCGTGCAGGGAATCAATTTTTCAGGAGGCCGGCTCGGGGCGGCCTTCGCGCTGCCGCTCATGGGGCTGCTGATTGATGCACTGGGATGGCGGGGTAGCTTCGTGCTGCTGATGGTGATCGGGTTCGTGTGGGCGATCGCCTGGTTCGCATGGTTCCGGAACGATCCGGCCGACCATCCGGGAATCACGACGGAGGAATTGGCGCTGATCGCGTCCGACCGACAGCGCGCCGGCCGGAGTGACGATGCAGGAGCAACCTCGCTGCTTCCGTTCTCACGATCGGCGAACCTGTACCTCCTGAGCGCACAGTACTTCTGCAGCAACTTCACCTTCTTCTTCTGCCTGACGTGGCTGTTCCCGCACCTGAAGCAGACGTACCAGCTGACGTCGACGCACGCCGGCTTCCTGGCGGCGGCGCCGTTCGTGGCAGGCGCCATCGGGAACTGGTTCGCGGGCTGGCTCGTCGACTCGATCTACCGCAGAGGGAAGTGGGAAGGCTCGCGGCGCTGGCCCGCGATCATCGGCTTCGTGCTGGCGGCCGTCGGCGTGGCGGGGTGCGCGGCGGCCGGCTCGGCAATCTCCGCGGTCGCGTGGCTGAGCGTCGCGGTGTTCGGCGCGGATATGACTCTCGCCCCCTCGTGGTCGGTCTGCATTGATGTCGGCCGGCGGCGGGCCGGGTTGATGTCGGGCGTGATGAACATGACGGGCAACCTGGGCTCGTTCCTCACCGGGATCGCCTTTCCGTATCTCCAGCTCTGGACCGGCTCGGACCGCACGTTCTTCTACGTCGCGGCCGCGCTGAACCTGTTGGCGGTCGCGGCCTGGATGGGGATTGATCCCCGGAAATCCGTGGAGGCGAACTCATGA
- a CDS encoding AraC family transcriptional regulator — protein sequence MARTRRRKNVALLVESSNRYARELLHGIHSFIRERFSWSIQLTEQGRGQLPVAWLKNWSGDGIIARIETEEIAEAVRAKKVPTVNVSATGLMPEAVSVISDSRLAMQLAVDHLLERGLKTLAFCGDARFPWAHSHAQNFQQHADARGAACFLFPVNVEDAHHPDRERTRLAAWLKKLPKPVGVAACYDVRGQQLLEICRELGLQVPEQVAVIGWHNDELLCDLCDPPMSSVIPSARRAGYEAAQILDDLMAGKFIEPGTRMIAPLGVATRQSTDVVAVNDPHVAAAVRFIRDHACDGITVSDVVQAAGTSRTLLERSYKKALGSTIHDDILNVRIDRVKRLLAETDLSLRVIAERTGFEYPEYLSVAFRKRTGISARDFRLEAKG from the coding sequence ATGGCTCGGACGAGGCGTCGGAAGAATGTTGCTCTGCTCGTGGAGTCGTCCAACCGTTATGCGCGCGAGCTGCTGCATGGCATCCACAGCTTCATCCGTGAACGGTTCTCGTGGTCGATCCAGCTCACCGAACAGGGGCGTGGGCAGCTTCCGGTGGCTTGGCTGAAGAACTGGTCGGGAGATGGCATCATTGCGCGGATCGAGACCGAGGAAATCGCCGAGGCCGTTCGGGCCAAGAAGGTCCCCACCGTCAACGTCAGCGCCACGGGGCTGATGCCGGAGGCAGTCAGCGTCATTTCCGACAGCAGGCTCGCGATGCAGCTGGCCGTCGATCACCTGCTCGAACGGGGTCTCAAGACCCTGGCGTTCTGCGGCGACGCCCGGTTTCCCTGGGCCCACTCGCACGCCCAGAATTTTCAGCAGCACGCCGACGCCAGAGGAGCCGCCTGCTTTCTCTTTCCCGTCAACGTGGAAGACGCGCACCACCCGGATCGCGAACGGACGCGCCTCGCCGCCTGGCTGAAGAAGCTGCCCAAGCCTGTCGGCGTCGCCGCCTGCTACGACGTCCGCGGACAACAACTGCTCGAGATCTGCCGTGAGCTGGGGCTCCAGGTTCCTGAGCAGGTGGCCGTCATCGGCTGGCACAACGACGAACTGCTCTGCGACCTGTGTGATCCGCCGATGTCGAGCGTGATTCCCAGCGCCCGGCGGGCCGGGTACGAAGCAGCCCAGATTCTCGATGACCTGATGGCCGGAAAGTTCATCGAGCCCGGCACGCGGATGATCGCTCCGCTCGGGGTGGCGACGCGGCAATCGACCGACGTCGTCGCCGTGAACGATCCCCACGTGGCCGCGGCCGTCCGGTTCATCCGTGACCATGCCTGCGACGGAATCACGGTCAGCGACGTGGTGCAGGCGGCCGGCACCTCGCGCACGCTGCTGGAGCGGAGCTACAAGAAGGCGCTCGGGTCGACGATCCACGACGACATTCTGAACGTGAGGATCGACCGGGTGAAACGACTGCTGGCGGAGACCGATCTCAGCCTGCGCGTGATCGCCGAGCGCACGGGCTTTGAATATCCGGAATACCTCAGCGTCGCCTTCCGCAAACGAACCGGGATCAGCGCCCGCGACTTCCGGCTGGAAGCGAAGGGGTGA
- a CDS encoding DUF1559 domain-containing protein, with amino-acid sequence MSTARRRFGFTLIELLVVIAIIAILIALLLPAVQQAREAARRTQCKNNLKQLGLALHNYADVHKSFPPGCVQIYPDPTTGDQNVDIDTGNWAWSAFLLPQIDQAPLFNQLDIGRLPMPQSLDIPANLQAMQKPMEAFRCPTDTGPVLNSARQFIGVTNTTKQSTALSSYVGVNSSGELRRNPGAPSGAANGVFFVNSSISFRDMTDGTSNTAVVGERCWQMHTTNASSQTLNAGVVLATRGVRQNSEKGLADAMGCGRYKLNFTAYWPAPGGSQATARRVFGSRHTGGSHFVLGDGSVRFVNENLDADMDQSIQTLRTDGVIDSTWERLLARNDGQPIGEF; translated from the coding sequence ATGTCGACTGCGCGACGTCGTTTCGGATTCACGCTGATTGAGCTGCTGGTGGTGATCGCGATCATCGCGATCCTGATTGCACTGCTGCTGCCGGCTGTGCAGCAGGCCCGCGAGGCGGCCCGGCGCACCCAGTGCAAAAACAACCTGAAGCAGTTGGGGCTGGCGCTGCACAACTACGCCGATGTCCACAAGAGCTTCCCGCCGGGCTGTGTACAGATCTATCCCGATCCCACCACCGGAGACCAGAACGTGGACATCGATACGGGGAACTGGGCCTGGAGCGCGTTCCTGCTGCCGCAGATTGACCAGGCTCCCCTGTTCAATCAGCTCGATATTGGCAGGCTGCCGATGCCCCAATCGCTGGACATCCCCGCGAACCTTCAGGCGATGCAGAAGCCCATGGAGGCCTTCCGCTGCCCGACGGACACCGGGCCAGTTCTCAACTCGGCGCGACAGTTCATCGGAGTCACCAACACCACAAAGCAGTCGACCGCGCTGTCGAGCTACGTTGGCGTGAACAGCAGCGGCGAGCTCCGGCGCAATCCCGGCGCTCCATCCGGCGCGGCCAATGGCGTCTTCTTCGTGAACAGCTCCATCTCATTTCGAGACATGACCGACGGAACCAGCAATACAGCGGTGGTGGGGGAGCGATGCTGGCAGATGCACACGACGAACGCGTCTTCGCAAACGCTGAATGCGGGCGTCGTTCTGGCAACGCGCGGAGTTCGGCAAAACTCCGAGAAAGGTCTGGCCGACGCAATGGGCTGCGGACGGTACAAATTGAACTTCACCGCCTACTGGCCAGCTCCCGGCGGAAGCCAGGCGACGGCCCGGCGCGTATTCGGCAGCCGCCATACGGGTGGATCGCATTTTGTGCTGGGAGACGGTTCGGTCCGCTTTGTGAACGAGAATCTCGACGCGGACATGGACCAGTCCATCCAGACGCTGAGGACAGACGGTGTGATCGATTCCACCTGGGAACGGCTCCTCGCTCGAAATGACGGGCAGCCGATCGGAGAATTCTGA